One genomic region from Salvia hispanica cultivar TCC Black 2014 chromosome 2, UniMelb_Shisp_WGS_1.0, whole genome shotgun sequence encodes:
- the LOC125204350 gene encoding ERAD-associated E3 ubiquitin-protein ligase HRD1B-like — translation MMKLQTYAGFSVVAALAIIYHAFDSRGQFYPAMVYLSTSKISLVLLLNMGLVFMCILWQLTKKLFLGSLREAEVERLNEQSWREVMEILFAITIFRQDFSVTFLAMVTALLLIKSLHWLAQKRVEYIETTPMVPKLSHVRIVSFMVFLLLIDGIFLYDSVDHLLETRQASVALFFSFEYIILATTTLSTFVKYVFHVSDMLMEGQWEKKAVCTFYLELIRDLLHLTLCMCFFLIIFLNYGVPLHLIRELYETFRNFRIRVADYIRYRRVTSNMNDRFPDASPEELSVNDATCIICREEMTAAKKLVCGHLFHVNCLRSWLERQNTCPTCRALVIPPEHGTSTSSTMINSLQQGTGTAGTSTQGSSGDGVANDNVSQHQIRLQAAAAAASLYEKSFVYPSPNALMQSPGLASPAQVFQHSIMARDGREGAASEVTEQFSETTLNQFPHYAMAPNQFPHFNSGFGDGSSSESQLDLQRKLIEHQIEFLQNQLQLLRTSNREKMKDGGTSFDIKGKSVSSPSSPVIDSGET, via the exons ATGATGAAGCTGCAAACTTATGCTGGGTTCAGTGTGGTAGCTGCATTGGCTATTATTTACCATGCCTTTGATAGCAGAGGCCAATTTTATCCTGCAATGGTTTACTTGTCGACCTCAAAGATCAGTCTAGTGCTTCTTCTGAATATGGGATTGGTTTTTATGTGCATCCTGTGGCAATTGACCAAGAAACTCTTCCTTGGTTCACTCCGTGAAGCAGAGGTCGAGAGGCTGAATGAGCAGTCATGGCGGGAGGTCATGGAAATATTGTTTGCAATAACTATTTTTAGACAAGATTTTTCAGTTACATTTCTTGCAATGGTTACAGCCTTGCTTCTGATTAAATCATTGCATTGGTTGGCCCAAAAGAGGGTGGAATACATAGAAACAACTCCAATGGTTCCAAAGCTATCTCATGTGCGCATTGTATCTTTCATGGTGTTCCTACTCCTTATTGATGGCATCTTTCTGTATGACTCAGTTGATCATTTATTAGAAACCAGACAAGCTTCAGTTGCACTGTTCTTTTCATTTGA ATACATTATACTGGCTACAACAACCCTCTCAACCTTCGTGAAGTATGTGTTCCATGTCAGTGACATGCTTATGGAAGGACAATGGGAAAAGAAGGCTGTCTGCACATTTTACTTGGAGCTTATCCGAGACTTGCTGCACTTGACTCTATGCATGTGTTTCTTCCTCATCATCTTTTT GAACTATGGTGTGCCTCTTCACTTGATCCGCGAGCTGTACGAGACATTCCGCAACTTTAGAATCCGTGTGGCTGATTATATACGTTACCGGAGGGTCACTTCGAATATGAATGATCGTTTCCCAGACGCAAGCCCTGAAGAACTCAGTGT AAATGACGCAACCTGCATTATATGTCGAGAGGAGATGACTGCAGCCAAAAAACTTGTATGTGGACATCTTTTCCATGTGAACTGCCTCAGATCATGGTTGGAAAGACAAAACACATGCCCTACATGCAGGGCTCTTGTTATACCACCTGAGCACGGGACATCTACGAGTTCAACAATGATAAATAGCCTGCAGCAAG GAACTGGTACGGCTGGTACTTCTACACAAGGATCTAGTGGTGATGGTGTGGCAAATGATAATGTCAGTCAACATCAGATTAGACTCCAAGCAGCAGCAGCTGCCGCCTCCTTATATGAAAAATCTTTTGTTTATCCTTCTCCAAATGCTCTAATGCA ATCACCTGGATTGGCCTCACCTGCGCAAGTATTTCAACATTCGATAATGGCAAGAGATGGTAGGGAGGGTGCTGCTAGTGAAGTGACTGAACAGTTTTCCGAAACAACCTTAAATCAGTTCCCACATTATGCTATGGCTCCGAATCAGTTCCCACATTTCAACTCGGGATTTGGAGATGGGAGTTCATCAGAGTCTCAACTTGATTTGCAAAGGAAGCTAATCGAGCACCAGATTGAG TTTCTGCAAAACCAGCTCCAGCTGCTAAGAACTTCAAATAGGGAGAAAATGAAGGATGGGGGGACTTCATTTGATATCAAAGGGAAATCGGTATCATCACCATCTTCGCCTGTGATTGACTCTGGTGAGACCTAA
- the LOC125205468 gene encoding uncharacterized protein LOC125205468 isoform X1 yields the protein MGTKVDSKSYFPGYYSMRDLNEDSSSSSWPICYGDKAISNGQYYNGFMPRTAMDGYPGYGKDALKQTMLEHEAVFKNQVSELHRVYRIQRDMMEEYRRKELRRIRPSIEPLSSSSLGGPQVALEEARKWHMTGFPMLNSNYERTSISGVEITNSPMSCTKGNTNVQPGQFPFQNGSSSVKDSELLDSRPMKVRKKLFDLELPADEYIGTDEGKESPDCKGSDVSSYAPNENLKSGPETQKLSPVGHIGATTECRIDASASGSCLRNPIMLADLNEPIDVEEATAPSSTNIFGHGSINRHTNGVNQHAMSNAGYLGANAKTVNYREGLLTNSSVESKANERGPLSHIYEAGSSRSKFDSLTPSLQQDKSHPVQCMLNPHDQTPGMYLTRHSQEDSWREGAHHHLESSDRSRDQSNNRFMGPHMASHTPGSDPFFSSSYYSGTWAHGVPSWAKPAKSFTQKITAADSRLNPAAAMDRGVQISGEPVSSWVKPAKCFTQMMTATDSSLTQAAALDRGLQISAEWQKHCGGNRRVGDDFMLNPGLGGELSTWNGFYHGSASGSKEMKAHMPSSGFDYRNCSRGKNVVSDRMTSHGYGHFPRGSSFADSKPPLDINLNEVVSKSSYNEVMVLPDVATVDDKTKPEGYRSSLPWLNNKPARANDAANSRSYVKDFSNQLSCKTETVRDLNEPFTPIIELDSSEMKTTRNQNVKKILGFPIFEAGDLKNEPFSHVSNSASFSCPRDGNGVVKERKNRVIDINLECEPEEEAVEKEKQTKCGVVRDFIDLNSCITDCEDALAPSYESKTVKGKVILDIDLESPVLPEKESNEDAAGAAVSLLLENKTNSSQDEALRTAAEAIVAMSSSCTKIHPEESDGIDILEASLAESFMLFVNAVSSCPDESMSTDKDGSPKDLSEEMDDFEAMTLQIPETGEEDYMPTPFVPELQKNEEAGGNTVTRPRRGQARRGRQRRDFQRDILPGLTSLSRHEVTEDIQTFGGMMRATGHHWVSGLARRNGTRNGGGRGRRRAVVETVPAAVPTPTPTPTPLIQQLNSIEAGLEDRSLTGWGKTPRRPRRQRCPAAGNPTAVVLT from the exons ATGGGAACAAAAGTAGATAGCAAGAGCTATTTTCCGGGATATTACTCCATGAGAGATCTTAATGAGGATTCTAGCAGTAGTAGCTGGCCCATTTGTTACGGTGATAAGGCTATCTCAAACGGGCAATATTACAATGGCTTCATGCCTAGGACAGCAATGGATGGTTATCCTGGGTATGGCAAGGATGCATTGAAGCAGACAATGCTTGAACACGAGGCTGTTTTTAAGAATCAG GTTTCTGAACTCCACCGTGTTTACCGGATCCAGAGAGATATGATGGAAGAATACAGAAGGAAAGAACTACGCAGAATCCGACCATCTATAGAGCCATTGTCATCATCAAGTCTCGGAGGGCCTCAAGTGGCATTAGAAGAAGCTCGGAAATGGCACATGACGGGCTTTCCTATGTTGAATTCTAATTATGAAAGAACATCTATCTCGGGGGTTGAAATCACTAATTCTCCTATGAGTTGTACGAAAGGGAACACCAATGTGCAACCTGGTCAGTTCCCATTCCAGAATGGGTCTTCTTCTGTAAAAGACTCTGAACTGTTGGATTCAAGACCAATGAAGGTGAGGAAGAAGTTGTTCGATCTTGAACTACCAGCAGATGAATACATTGGTACTGATGAAGGCAAAGAGTCACCGGATTGCAAAGGCTCGGATGTATCAAGTTATGCTCCTAACGAAAATCTAAAAAGTGGACCTGAAACTCAGAAGTTATCTCCTGTCGGGCATATTGGAGCAACAACTGAATGTAGGATAGATGCCTCAGCTTCTGGTTCTTGTTTGAGGAACCCTATTATGTTGGCTGATCTGAACGAACCCATTGATGTTGAAGAGGCAACTGCTCCTTCGTCGACGAATATCTTTGGTCATGGTTCTATCAACCGACATACTAATGGTGTGAATCAGCATGCCATGTCGAATGCAGGCTATTTAGGTGCAAATGCCAAAACAGTAAATTACCGGGAAGGTCTTTTGACCAATTCTTCTGTTGAGAGTAAAGCTAATGAGAGAGGACCTCTCTCCCATATCTATGAAGCAG GGTCCAGCAGAAGTAAGTTCGATTCATTAACTCCCAGTCTTCAGCAAGATAAGTCTCATCCAGTGCAATGCATGCTCAATCCACACGATCAAACTCCTGGAATGTATCTAACTCGACATAGTCAAGAAGACTCTTGGAGGGAGGGAGCCCACCATCATCTAGAATCTTCTGATAGAAGTCGTGATCAGTCCAATAATAGATTCATGGGACCCCATATGGCTTCTCACACCCCTGGTTCAGACCCATTCTTTAGTTCGTCTTATTATTCTGGCACCTGGGCTCATGGCGTCCCATCCTGGGCGAAGCCTGCTAAAAGCTTTACTCAGAAAATAACAGCAGCAGATTCACGTCTGAACCCAGCTGCAGCAATGGATCGAGGGGTGCAGATTTCAGGAGAGCCTGTCTCATCCTGGGTGAAGCCTGCTAAATGCTTTACTCAGATGATGACCGCGACGGATTCATCTCTGACCCAAGCTGCAGCATTGGATCGAGGGCTGCAGATATCAGCAGAGTGGCAGAAACATTGTGGAGGAAATCGGCGCGTGGGTGACGACTTCATGTTGAACCCTGGTTTGGGAGGTGAACTGTCAACATGGAATGGGTTTTATCACGGATCTGCCTCGGGGTCGAAAGAAATGAAAGCTCACATGCCCTCATCGGGCTTTGATTACCGTAACTGCAGTAGGGGCAAAAATGTAGTATCTGATCGCATGACTAGTCATGGATATGGGCATTTTCCAAGAGGATCCTCGTTTGCAGATTCAAAACCTCCACTAGATATTAACTTGAACGAGGTGGTTTCAAAGAGCTCGTATAATGAGGTAATGGTCCTTCCAGATGTTGCTACAGTCGATGACAAAACTAAGCCTGAGGGCTACCGATCTTCATTGCCCTGGCTTAATAACAAGCCAGCCCGTGCTAATGATGCTGCGAATTCTAGAAGCTACGTCAAAGATTTTTCCAATCAATTGTCTTGTAAGACCGAAACAGTTAGAGATCTCAATGAGCCATTCACCCCAATAATTGAGTTGGATTCGAGTGAGATGAAGACAACCAGGAACCAGAATGTTAAGAAAATTCTGGGGTTCCCCATTTTTGAAGCAGGTGATCTGAAAAATGAGCCCTTTTCTCATGTTTCCAACTCGGCAAGTTTTAGTTGCCCTCGTGATGGAAATGGTGTTGTTAAAGAAAGGAAGAATAGAGTAATAGATATAAACCTAGAGTGTGAACCTGAAGAAGAGGCTGTGGAGAAAGAAAAGCAGACAAAATGTGGCGTTGTCAGAGACTTCATCGATTTGAACTCGTGTATAACTGACTGTGAAGATGCTTTAGCACCTTCTTACGAAAGCAAGACTGTCAAAGGTAAGGTGATTCTTGATATAGATTTGGAATCTCCTGTTCTTCCGGAGAAAGAGTCCAACGAGGATGCTGCGGGTGCAGCAGTATCCTTACTGTTGGAGAATAAAACCAATTCATCACAGGACGAAGCTCTTAGAACTGCAGCTGAAGCAATCGTTGCCATGTCATCATCCTGTACGAAAATCCATCCAGAGGAGAGTGACGGTATTGATATTCTGGAAGCTTCCTTGGCAGAATCGTTCATGTTGTTTGTCAATGCTGTTTCCTCGTGTCCAGATGAAAGCATGTCCACAGATAAGGATGGCTCGCCAAAGGACTTATCTGAGGAGATGGATGATTTCGAGGCAATGACATTGCAGATACCAGAGACAGGGGAGGAAGATTACATGCCAACGCCCTTCGTCCCTGAGCTCCAGAAGAATGAAGAGGCGGGGGGCAATACAGTGACAAGGCCCCGAAGGGGTCAGGCGAGGAGAGGGAGGCAGCGGAGGGACTTTCAAAGGGACATCCTTCCCGGTCTGACATCTCTGTCGCGCCATGAGGTGACTGAGGATATCCAAACATTTGGGGGTATGATGAGAGCCACGGGGCATCACTGGGTTTCGGGTCTGGCCAGAAGAAATGGCACCAGAAATGGGGGTGGACGGGGCAGGAGACGAGCTGTGGTAGAGACGGTCCCTGCTGCGGTTCcaactccaactccaactccaactCCACTGATACAGCAACTCAACAGCATAGAAGCTGGTTTGGAGGACAGAAGCCTAACAGGGTGGGGGAAGACGCCGAGACGCCCCAGACGACAGAGATGCCCTGCAGCAGGTAACCCTACTGCTGTGGTGTTAACTTAa
- the LOC125205403 gene encoding 11S globulin seed storage protein Ana o 2.0101-like, with protein sequence MELDLTPKVAKEIYGGDGGAYYAWSPSELPMLREGNIGAGKLSLVKNGFALPRYSDSAKVAYVLQGSGVAGIILPEKEEKVLAIKKGDAIALPFGVVTWWYNKEDSDLVVLFLGDTSKAHKSGSFTDFFLTGTNGIFTGFSTEFVGRAWDLDEGVVETLVGSQKGNGIVKLDPSLKMPEPKKEHYNGMALNCEEAPLDVDIKNGGKVVVLNTKNLPLVGEVGLGADLVRLDGKAMCSPGFSCDSALQVTYIVRGSGRVQVVGVDGKRVLETTIKAGDLFIVPRFFVVSKIANDEGMDWFSIITTPNPIFTHLAGRTSVWKALSPEVLQASFNVPPQVEEKFTSKRKAEEIFFPPPN encoded by the exons ATGGAGCTCGATTTGACACCAAAGGTTGCGAAGGAGATCTACGGCGGAGATGGCGGCGCGTACTACGCGTGGTCGCCTAGCGAGCTGCCGATGCTCCGCGAGGGCAACATCGGCGCCGGAAAGCTCTCGCTTGTGAAGAACGGATTCGCTCTGCCTCGCTACTCCGATTCTGCTAAGGTTGCTTATGTTCTACAAG GTAGTGGAGTTGCTGGCATCATTCTCccagagaaagaagagaaggtTCTCGCAATCAAGAAGGGAGACGCCATTGCCCTTCCATTCGGCGTGGTAACATGGTGGTACAACAAGGAGGACTCTGATCTAGTTGTCCTTTTCCTCGGAGACACCTCAAAGGCACACAAATCCGGCTCCTTCACCGACTTCTTCCTCACCGGCACCAACGGCATCTTCACTGGATTCTCAACCGAGTTTGTGGGAAGGGCGTGGGACTTGGACGAGGGTGTTGTCGAAACCCTCGTCGGGAGCCAAAAGGGCAACGGCATTGTCAAGCTCGACCCGAGCCTGAAGATGCCAGAGCCCAAGAAGGAGCACTACAACGGCATGGCACTGAACTGCGAGGAAGCTCCACTGGATGTGGACATTAAGAATGGCGGGAAAGTGGTGGTCCTCAACACCAAGAACCTGCCTTTGGTGGGCGAGGTGGGGCTCGGTGCTGATCTCGTGAGGCTGGACGGTAAAGCCATGTGCTCCCCGGGCTTCTCCTGTGACTCTGCCCTGCAGGTGACCTACATTGTTAGGGGAAGTGGCCGCGTGCAGGTTGTTGGAGTTGACGGCAAGCGCGTCTTGGAAACCACCATCAAGGCCGGAGATCTCTTCATTGTTCCAAGGTTCTTTGTTGTCTCCAAAATTGCTAACGATGAGGGCATGGACTGGTTCTCCATTATCACAACTCCCAA TCCTATATTCACACATTTGGCCGGAAGGACTTCGGTGTGGAAGGCGCTGTCGCCGGAAGTGCTGCAGGCATCTTTCAATGTGCCACCACAAGTTGAGGAGAAGTTCACCTCCAAGAGGAAGGCTGAGGAGATTTTCTTCCCACCACCAAATTAA
- the LOC125205404 gene encoding vesicle transport v-SNARE 12-like, translated as MSQVYEGYERQYCELSANLSRKCNSAAALLDGEKRKQEISELQAGLEDADVLIRKMDLEARSLQPSAKATLLAKLREYKSDLNKLKREVKKLTMPNSNQPGKDELLEPGMAGMHEASANQRGRLALSTERLDQSTDRLRETRRTALETEDIGVSILEDLQLQRETLLHSHNKLYEVDSAIDRSKKVLTSMSRRLSRNKWIVGSIIFALILAIIIVLYFKIFH; from the exons ATGAGCCAGGTGTATGAAGGATATGAAAGGCAGTACTGCGAGCTCTCTGCAAATTTGTCGCGAAAATGCAATTCTGCTGCTGCTCTTCTAGATGGAG AGAAAAGGAAACAGGAGATTTCTGAATTACAAGCGGGACTTGAGGATGCTGATGTTTTG ATTCGGAAGATGGATCTTGAGGCCAGAAGTTTGCAGCCAAGTGCGAAAGCTACTTTACTTGCTAAGCTTAGGGAATATAAATCTGATTTGAATAAGTTGAAAAGAGAAGTGAAGAAATTGACTATGCCTAATTCAAATCAGCCTGGAAAAGATGAGTTGTTAGAGCCTGGAATGGCTGGAATGCACGAG GCTTCTGCAAATCAAAGGGGCAGGTTGGCACTGTCAACTGAGAGGCTGGACCAGTCGACAGACAGATTAAGGGAGACTCGGAGGACTGCACTGGAAACAGAAGATATCGGGGTATCCATCCTTGAAGATTTGCAACTGCAACGTGAGACACTCTTACATTCGCACAACAAG CTTTACGAGGTCGACAGCGCGATTGACAGAAGTAAAAAGGTATTGACGTCCATGTCAAGAAGGCTGAGCAGGAATAAGTGGATAGTTGGCTCCATAATTTTCGCACTTATACTGGCAATCATCATTGTCCTgtattttaagatttttcaTTGA
- the LOC125205468 gene encoding uncharacterized protein LOC125205468 isoform X2, giving the protein MMEEYRRKELRRIRPSIEPLSSSSLGGPQVALEEARKWHMTGFPMLNSNYERTSISGVEITNSPMSCTKGNTNVQPGQFPFQNGSSSVKDSELLDSRPMKVRKKLFDLELPADEYIGTDEGKESPDCKGSDVSSYAPNENLKSGPETQKLSPVGHIGATTECRIDASASGSCLRNPIMLADLNEPIDVEEATAPSSTNIFGHGSINRHTNGVNQHAMSNAGYLGANAKTVNYREGLLTNSSVESKANERGPLSHIYEAGSSRSKFDSLTPSLQQDKSHPVQCMLNPHDQTPGMYLTRHSQEDSWREGAHHHLESSDRSRDQSNNRFMGPHMASHTPGSDPFFSSSYYSGTWAHGVPSWAKPAKSFTQKITAADSRLNPAAAMDRGVQISGEPVSSWVKPAKCFTQMMTATDSSLTQAAALDRGLQISAEWQKHCGGNRRVGDDFMLNPGLGGELSTWNGFYHGSASGSKEMKAHMPSSGFDYRNCSRGKNVVSDRMTSHGYGHFPRGSSFADSKPPLDINLNEVVSKSSYNEVMVLPDVATVDDKTKPEGYRSSLPWLNNKPARANDAANSRSYVKDFSNQLSCKTETVRDLNEPFTPIIELDSSEMKTTRNQNVKKILGFPIFEAGDLKNEPFSHVSNSASFSCPRDGNGVVKERKNRVIDINLECEPEEEAVEKEKQTKCGVVRDFIDLNSCITDCEDALAPSYESKTVKGKVILDIDLESPVLPEKESNEDAAGAAVSLLLENKTNSSQDEALRTAAEAIVAMSSSCTKIHPEESDGIDILEASLAESFMLFVNAVSSCPDESMSTDKDGSPKDLSEEMDDFEAMTLQIPETGEEDYMPTPFVPELQKNEEAGGNTVTRPRRGQARRGRQRRDFQRDILPGLTSLSRHEVTEDIQTFGGMMRATGHHWVSGLARRNGTRNGGGRGRRRAVVETVPAAVPTPTPTPTPLIQQLNSIEAGLEDRSLTGWGKTPRRPRRQRCPAAGNPTAVVLT; this is encoded by the exons ATGATGGAAGAATACAGAAGGAAAGAACTACGCAGAATCCGACCATCTATAGAGCCATTGTCATCATCAAGTCTCGGAGGGCCTCAAGTGGCATTAGAAGAAGCTCGGAAATGGCACATGACGGGCTTTCCTATGTTGAATTCTAATTATGAAAGAACATCTATCTCGGGGGTTGAAATCACTAATTCTCCTATGAGTTGTACGAAAGGGAACACCAATGTGCAACCTGGTCAGTTCCCATTCCAGAATGGGTCTTCTTCTGTAAAAGACTCTGAACTGTTGGATTCAAGACCAATGAAGGTGAGGAAGAAGTTGTTCGATCTTGAACTACCAGCAGATGAATACATTGGTACTGATGAAGGCAAAGAGTCACCGGATTGCAAAGGCTCGGATGTATCAAGTTATGCTCCTAACGAAAATCTAAAAAGTGGACCTGAAACTCAGAAGTTATCTCCTGTCGGGCATATTGGAGCAACAACTGAATGTAGGATAGATGCCTCAGCTTCTGGTTCTTGTTTGAGGAACCCTATTATGTTGGCTGATCTGAACGAACCCATTGATGTTGAAGAGGCAACTGCTCCTTCGTCGACGAATATCTTTGGTCATGGTTCTATCAACCGACATACTAATGGTGTGAATCAGCATGCCATGTCGAATGCAGGCTATTTAGGTGCAAATGCCAAAACAGTAAATTACCGGGAAGGTCTTTTGACCAATTCTTCTGTTGAGAGTAAAGCTAATGAGAGAGGACCTCTCTCCCATATCTATGAAGCAG GGTCCAGCAGAAGTAAGTTCGATTCATTAACTCCCAGTCTTCAGCAAGATAAGTCTCATCCAGTGCAATGCATGCTCAATCCACACGATCAAACTCCTGGAATGTATCTAACTCGACATAGTCAAGAAGACTCTTGGAGGGAGGGAGCCCACCATCATCTAGAATCTTCTGATAGAAGTCGTGATCAGTCCAATAATAGATTCATGGGACCCCATATGGCTTCTCACACCCCTGGTTCAGACCCATTCTTTAGTTCGTCTTATTATTCTGGCACCTGGGCTCATGGCGTCCCATCCTGGGCGAAGCCTGCTAAAAGCTTTACTCAGAAAATAACAGCAGCAGATTCACGTCTGAACCCAGCTGCAGCAATGGATCGAGGGGTGCAGATTTCAGGAGAGCCTGTCTCATCCTGGGTGAAGCCTGCTAAATGCTTTACTCAGATGATGACCGCGACGGATTCATCTCTGACCCAAGCTGCAGCATTGGATCGAGGGCTGCAGATATCAGCAGAGTGGCAGAAACATTGTGGAGGAAATCGGCGCGTGGGTGACGACTTCATGTTGAACCCTGGTTTGGGAGGTGAACTGTCAACATGGAATGGGTTTTATCACGGATCTGCCTCGGGGTCGAAAGAAATGAAAGCTCACATGCCCTCATCGGGCTTTGATTACCGTAACTGCAGTAGGGGCAAAAATGTAGTATCTGATCGCATGACTAGTCATGGATATGGGCATTTTCCAAGAGGATCCTCGTTTGCAGATTCAAAACCTCCACTAGATATTAACTTGAACGAGGTGGTTTCAAAGAGCTCGTATAATGAGGTAATGGTCCTTCCAGATGTTGCTACAGTCGATGACAAAACTAAGCCTGAGGGCTACCGATCTTCATTGCCCTGGCTTAATAACAAGCCAGCCCGTGCTAATGATGCTGCGAATTCTAGAAGCTACGTCAAAGATTTTTCCAATCAATTGTCTTGTAAGACCGAAACAGTTAGAGATCTCAATGAGCCATTCACCCCAATAATTGAGTTGGATTCGAGTGAGATGAAGACAACCAGGAACCAGAATGTTAAGAAAATTCTGGGGTTCCCCATTTTTGAAGCAGGTGATCTGAAAAATGAGCCCTTTTCTCATGTTTCCAACTCGGCAAGTTTTAGTTGCCCTCGTGATGGAAATGGTGTTGTTAAAGAAAGGAAGAATAGAGTAATAGATATAAACCTAGAGTGTGAACCTGAAGAAGAGGCTGTGGAGAAAGAAAAGCAGACAAAATGTGGCGTTGTCAGAGACTTCATCGATTTGAACTCGTGTATAACTGACTGTGAAGATGCTTTAGCACCTTCTTACGAAAGCAAGACTGTCAAAGGTAAGGTGATTCTTGATATAGATTTGGAATCTCCTGTTCTTCCGGAGAAAGAGTCCAACGAGGATGCTGCGGGTGCAGCAGTATCCTTACTGTTGGAGAATAAAACCAATTCATCACAGGACGAAGCTCTTAGAACTGCAGCTGAAGCAATCGTTGCCATGTCATCATCCTGTACGAAAATCCATCCAGAGGAGAGTGACGGTATTGATATTCTGGAAGCTTCCTTGGCAGAATCGTTCATGTTGTTTGTCAATGCTGTTTCCTCGTGTCCAGATGAAAGCATGTCCACAGATAAGGATGGCTCGCCAAAGGACTTATCTGAGGAGATGGATGATTTCGAGGCAATGACATTGCAGATACCAGAGACAGGGGAGGAAGATTACATGCCAACGCCCTTCGTCCCTGAGCTCCAGAAGAATGAAGAGGCGGGGGGCAATACAGTGACAAGGCCCCGAAGGGGTCAGGCGAGGAGAGGGAGGCAGCGGAGGGACTTTCAAAGGGACATCCTTCCCGGTCTGACATCTCTGTCGCGCCATGAGGTGACTGAGGATATCCAAACATTTGGGGGTATGATGAGAGCCACGGGGCATCACTGGGTTTCGGGTCTGGCCAGAAGAAATGGCACCAGAAATGGGGGTGGACGGGGCAGGAGACGAGCTGTGGTAGAGACGGTCCCTGCTGCGGTTCcaactccaactccaactccaactCCACTGATACAGCAACTCAACAGCATAGAAGCTGGTTTGGAGGACAGAAGCCTAACAGGGTGGGGGAAGACGCCGAGACGCCCCAGACGACAGAGATGCCCTGCAGCAGGTAACCCTACTGCTGTGGTGTTAACTTAa